From Penaeus monodon isolate SGIC_2016 chromosome 6, NSTDA_Pmon_1, whole genome shotgun sequence, the proteins below share one genomic window:
- the LOC119574672 gene encoding F-box/LRR-repeat protein 7-like, whose protein sequence is MYRERGTKLRIRPKLYSPTVSGKSGVLGCDMCESGYDTERTLTVCRCGYSWKKRIYVSEGGCEDGDSEGVCEAPPACHPATDPPPPPPFSPPPPRPQAMEGRAAAAATKLGRMSPSVYVGGGTLGRVSPGHDLGYHTLVTRQTPTPTRDRTTPSPWSDVRASPFPALDLSALSSCPRSSPRPQLPQVPPQQGQTTPQPQPQLETTDQLLATYKGKRVARSSPFDKLSDEMVVRILSFLPTNAVCQCARVCRRWYVLAWDPRLWATITLTSDAIHADRAIKQITRLLARDSGGCVHVEKVILNSCSRLTDRGLSLIGRRCPELRHLEIKGCVNVTNIGIFELVTQCVNLDHLDVTGCHQITCIHLTQQGSVEPEPMHSRQLYLQYLDMTDCYALEDQGLKVIVKNCPQLLHLYLRRCINITDAGVKHMASYCLMLREVSVSDCVQITDFGMYELAKLGPNLRYLSVAKCDQISDAGIKQIARHCYKLRYLNVRGCEAVSDDSMEMVARSCPRLRALDIGKCDVTDNGMKLISEHCPNLKKLSVKSCDMITDRGVQYIAYYCRGLQQLNIQDCQVTIDGYRTVKKHCRRCIIEHTNPGFF, encoded by the exons ACGTGAGCGAGGGCGGGTGCGAGGACGGCGACAGCGAGGGCGTGTGCGAGGCGCCCCCGGCCTGCCACCCCGCCACcgacccgccgccgccgccgcccttcagtccgccgccgccgcgcccgcAAGCCATGGAGGGCCGAGCTGCAGCCGCAGCCACCAAGCTGGGCCGCATGTCGCCCTCCGTCTACGTGGGCGGAGGCACGCTGGGCCGGGTCAGCCCGGGCCATGACCTCGGCTACCACACGCTCGTCACCCGGCAGACGCCCACGCCCACCCGCGACCGCACGACGCCCTCGCCCTGGTCCGACGTCAGAGCCTCGCCCTTCCCCGCGCTCGACCTGTCGGCGCTGTCCTCGTGCCCGCGGTCGTCGCCGCGCCCACAGCTGCCGCAGGTGCCGCCACAGCAGGGCCAGACCAcgccgcagccgcagccgcagcTGGAGACCACGGACCAGCTGCTGGCCACGTACAAGGGCAAGCGCGTGGCGCGGTCGTCGCCGTTCGACAAGCTGAGCGACGAGATGGTGGTGCGCATCCTGTCGTTCCTGCCGACCAACGCCGTGTGccagtgcgcgcgcgtgtgccgCAGGTGGTACGTGCTGGCGTGGGACCCGCGGCTGTGGGCCACCATCACGCTCACCAGCGACGCCATCCACGCCGACAGGGCCATCAAGCAGATCACCAGACTGCTCGCCAGGGACTCCGGCGGCTGCGTCCACGTCGAGAAG GTGATCCTCAACAGCTGCTCCCGCCTGACGGACCGCGGGCTGTCGCTGATCGGGCGCCGGTGCCCCGAGCTGCGCCATCTGGAAATCAAAGGCTGCGTCAACGTCACCAACATCGGGATCTTCGAGCTGGTCACGCAGTGCGTCAACCTCGACCACTTGGACGTCACTG GTTGCCACCAGATCACCTGCATCCACCTGACCCAGCAGGGCAGCGTGGAGCCCGAGCCTATGCATTCCCGACAGCTTTACCTCCAGTACCTCGACATGACGGACTGCTACGCCCTCGAGGACCAGGGCCTCAAGGTCATCGTCAAGAACTGTCCACAGCTCCTCCACCTATACCTCAGGAGATGTATTAATATCACAG ATGCGGGGGTGAAGCACATGGCCAGCTACTGCCTGATGTTGCGGGAGGTGAGCGTGTCCGACTGCGTCCAGATCACGGACTTCGGCATGTACGAGCTGGCCAAGCTGGGTCCCAACCTGCGCTACCTGAGCGTGGCCAAGTGCGACCAGATCAGCGACGCGGGCATTAAGCAGATTGCCCGCCACTGCTACAAGCTGCGCTACCTCAACGTGCGGGGCTGCGAGGCTGTCAGCGACGACTCCATGGAGATGGTGGCCAGGTCGTGCCCGAGGCTGCGGGCGCTTGACATCGGCAAGTGCGACGTGACCGACAACGGCATGAAGCTCATCTCGGAGCACTGTCCGAACCTGAAGAAACTGTCGGTGAAATCCTGCGACATGATCACCGACCGCGGCGTGCAGTATATCGCTTACTATTGCCGCGGCCTTCAGCAGCTCAATATTCAGGACTGCCAAGTGACTATTGATGGCTACAGGACAGTCAAGAAGCACTGCCGACGATGTATCATAGAACATACTAACCCCGGCTTCTTTTAG